A single window of Oligoflexus sp. DNA harbors:
- a CDS encoding response regulator produces the protein MMPCARYLNLWLLFFLAVPRLMANSEPSAVDGVFHAEGWDFAQRGPLKIKGEWRFYPDRLLTREDILNESFLQDDYKLIAMGTDWRKAAGLDREIQKATFIMKVVGIPRPEPLGFWIDQFAQQHQTWIYRPAVKDLRLLTESGRLGDSEETMAYQMRVVHGDLPVAAGEEFYLISFGSRYRIPGNFTLSPVIYPSTHLQDKLEKHDMQTFFVLGMFFLLFISNFGLYVLRPEDKPSLLIGIFSLLMGFRYFSTEALLSRFVTEPSYLTYALTVLPIVWGLCLGFSIYFSFFNLSFEKAIPRWIMQTVWSLMPIMIAATLVWPRQAVFVVVPILGVQGLVSILLIVRLVQLVRKRFRAASMAMTGFALLFLAMLNDTMVAFFHVYDFEYLGHYGMVAFIFFQSLVVGSNFAHAFRTAERLTRNLQDEVHQQTERLRMQKEKLEEQKGILEHQKKQLVDAHEELKDADEQKTRFFRSISHELRTPLTLILGSLRENLSPSDMPSAVEMARRNAKRLFRLVNQLLDFQKISLAKFKLRLDPIPLERFVQNVAAFCADACKRQGMEFRVVMDVDRPESLKIQGQIDALEKVVFNYLANALKFTPKGGRIDLILERRAQQVRIAVADTGPGIPKEQQDKLFKLFSQVEGRHQQDKQGTGLGLALVKELAQLMHGTVGVESEAAQGARFWVEFPLLLTADEAIDILLVDADATRRHDLVRTLEDRGQLWRIRPVADLKEAAAIMHREGARVVMTLVDAGPELDAFLQSCREWQAQAWRVLLAEVGRMKQDTLKQLNTAQVDHFQLLPLSPEFLRELEQKLHRPSTEGLPILDLVYVEDEPAVRNEFTMAMERHTVLQQYRIVANGAGLKDLLRTHRIRVVIADANLVGEQGTDLLAFVARVSPDTFRIILTGETSAEMLADGVRKAQAHHILYKPCDYRKELQLIEDYIRKSPIVQLQEDGTNHEERDWHLAGLEPQHPQRSEEPELLRPEDCKAVILVVDDVFDMRGIVSGMLRSHGYHMIAAGGGEAALRIVETHPQLIDLVITDWLMPGMDGPALIEALHRREDSMSLPTILLTAKTDAESKAEGIRLGASAYLGKPFDERELVSTVENLLDLKKRERKIDDLNQFINQNILQRFLPPDLVKDLLAGKAIFDDSARMRPITVMFTDLVNFTRSTEILGPARIARILNDFFVRMTDVIFEHGGTIDKFLGDGILIFFGAPLSMEAQDQARRACLCAQAMMKALEDLNQTWRQEFQHSFQMRIGLHHGPAIVGSFGGQRRSDYTAIGNTVNIAARVQVNAEPSQILMTAAVRDYLPLGSWTPAGSYQLKGVAGEVLLFALTAGHLQDVA, from the coding sequence ATGATGCCCTGCGCAAGGTATCTTAACCTTTGGCTGCTCTTCTTTCTTGCTGTCCCGAGGCTCATGGCGAACAGTGAACCGTCCGCGGTCGATGGGGTCTTTCATGCGGAAGGCTGGGATTTTGCGCAAAGGGGCCCGTTGAAAATAAAAGGCGAATGGCGTTTTTATCCCGATCGTTTATTGACCCGCGAAGACATTCTGAATGAAAGCTTTCTGCAGGATGATTACAAACTGATTGCGATGGGAACGGACTGGCGCAAGGCGGCCGGGCTGGACCGCGAAATTCAAAAGGCCACCTTCATCATGAAGGTGGTGGGTATTCCTCGACCCGAACCGCTCGGCTTTTGGATTGATCAGTTCGCCCAGCAGCATCAGACCTGGATCTATCGACCCGCAGTCAAGGATCTTCGACTTTTGACGGAATCCGGACGACTTGGGGATAGTGAAGAAACGATGGCCTATCAGATGAGGGTCGTGCATGGGGATCTGCCGGTGGCTGCCGGCGAGGAATTCTACCTGATCAGCTTCGGCAGTCGCTACCGCATCCCAGGGAACTTCACGCTGAGCCCTGTCATCTATCCGAGCACGCACTTGCAGGATAAGCTCGAAAAACATGATATGCAGACCTTTTTCGTGCTCGGCATGTTCTTTCTCCTCTTCATTTCGAACTTTGGGCTTTACGTGCTGCGGCCGGAAGATAAACCGAGCCTCCTGATCGGTATTTTTTCTTTGCTCATGGGCTTTCGCTACTTTTCAACGGAAGCGCTTCTGAGCCGCTTCGTTACGGAACCGAGCTATCTGACCTATGCCCTGACCGTCCTGCCTATAGTCTGGGGCCTTTGCCTCGGCTTCTCGATTTACTTCAGCTTTTTCAATCTCTCCTTCGAGAAAGCGATCCCGCGCTGGATCATGCAGACTGTCTGGTCACTGATGCCGATCATGATCGCTGCAACGCTTGTCTGGCCGCGGCAGGCTGTGTTTGTGGTCGTGCCCATACTCGGAGTTCAGGGGCTTGTTTCGATTCTTCTGATCGTACGCCTCGTGCAGCTGGTTCGGAAAAGGTTTCGGGCCGCGTCGATGGCGATGACAGGTTTCGCCCTTCTTTTCCTGGCGATGTTGAACGATACGATGGTCGCCTTCTTCCATGTCTATGATTTCGAATATCTTGGGCACTATGGAATGGTCGCCTTCATCTTCTTTCAATCCCTGGTGGTCGGCAGCAACTTCGCGCATGCCTTCCGCACGGCCGAACGCCTGACCCGCAACCTCCAGGACGAGGTGCATCAGCAGACGGAAAGACTGCGGATGCAAAAGGAAAAGCTGGAAGAGCAAAAGGGTATTCTGGAGCATCAGAAAAAGCAGCTGGTGGACGCCCATGAGGAACTGAAGGACGCGGATGAACAGAAAACACGTTTCTTCCGCTCGATCTCGCATGAGCTGCGAACGCCTCTGACTCTGATCCTCGGGAGCCTCCGGGAGAACCTCAGCCCGTCGGATATGCCGTCGGCTGTGGAGATGGCGCGACGCAATGCCAAGCGACTCTTTCGCCTTGTGAACCAGCTCCTTGATTTTCAAAAAATCTCGCTGGCGAAATTCAAACTGCGCCTCGACCCCATTCCACTCGAACGTTTCGTGCAAAACGTGGCCGCCTTCTGTGCGGACGCCTGCAAGAGGCAAGGGATGGAATTCCGTGTCGTCATGGATGTCGATCGACCGGAAAGCCTGAAAATACAGGGTCAAATCGATGCTCTGGAAAAAGTCGTTTTCAATTACCTCGCCAACGCTTTGAAGTTCACGCCCAAAGGCGGCCGCATAGATTTGATCCTCGAACGTCGGGCGCAGCAGGTTCGCATTGCGGTGGCGGACACGGGGCCCGGGATTCCGAAAGAGCAGCAGGATAAACTCTTCAAACTCTTCTCCCAGGTCGAAGGGCGGCATCAGCAGGATAAACAGGGCACCGGGCTTGGCCTGGCGCTGGTCAAGGAGCTGGCGCAGCTGATGCACGGCACGGTCGGAGTGGAAAGCGAAGCCGCGCAAGGGGCTCGCTTCTGGGTGGAATTTCCGCTGCTTTTGACTGCGGACGAGGCCATAGATATTCTTTTGGTGGATGCGGATGCCACGCGGCGCCATGATCTCGTCAGGACTCTTGAGGATCGGGGCCAGCTCTGGCGCATTCGACCTGTGGCGGATTTGAAGGAAGCCGCGGCCATCATGCATCGCGAAGGCGCGCGCGTGGTGATGACCCTGGTGGATGCCGGACCGGAACTGGATGCGTTCTTACAGTCCTGTCGCGAGTGGCAGGCTCAGGCCTGGCGCGTGCTCCTGGCGGAAGTCGGACGGATGAAGCAGGATACTCTGAAACAGCTGAATACCGCGCAGGTGGATCACTTTCAGCTGCTGCCGCTCAGCCCGGAATTTTTGCGGGAACTGGAGCAGAAACTCCATCGGCCCTCCACGGAAGGCCTGCCGATTCTGGATCTGGTCTATGTCGAGGATGAGCCTGCGGTTCGCAATGAATTCACCATGGCCATGGAGCGGCACACGGTCCTGCAGCAGTATAGGATCGTGGCGAATGGTGCCGGCCTCAAGGATCTTCTGCGGACGCACCGCATCCGCGTGGTGATCGCGGATGCGAACCTTGTGGGGGAGCAGGGCACCGATCTGCTCGCCTTCGTGGCCCGCGTTTCCCCGGATACCTTCCGCATTATCCTGACCGGCGAAACCTCGGCCGAGATGCTGGCGGACGGCGTGCGCAAGGCCCAGGCGCATCATATCCTTTATAAGCCCTGTGATTATCGCAAGGAGCTGCAGCTGATCGAGGATTACATCCGCAAAAGTCCTATCGTTCAGCTGCAGGAGGACGGCACGAATCACGAGGAACGCGACTGGCATCTTGCAGGACTGGAGCCGCAGCATCCGCAGCGCAGTGAAGAACCGGAGCTTTTGCGCCCGGAAGACTGCAAGGCTGTGATCCTGGTGGTGGATGATGTCTTTGATATGCGGGGCATCGTCAGCGGCATGCTGCGTTCGCACGGTTATCATATGATAGCCGCGGGCGGGGGCGAAGCGGCGCTCAGGATCGTGGAAACGCATCCGCAGCTGATCGATCTCGTCATCACCGACTGGCTGATGCCGGGCATGGATGGGCCGGCCTTGATTGAAGCGCTGCATCGCAGGGAGGACAGCATGTCCCTGCCGACGATCCTTTTGACAGCGAAAACCGACGCGGAAAGCAAGGCCGAGGGCATTCGCCTGGGCGCCAGCGCCTATCTCGGCAAGCCTTTCGATGAAAGGGAACTCGTTTCCACCGTGGAAAACCTGCTCGATCTGAAAAAGCGCGAACGCAAGATCGACGATCTGAATCAGTTCATCAATCAGAACATTCTGCAGCGCTTCCTGCCGCCCGACCTTGTCAAAGATCTTCTGGCGGGGAAGGCCATCTTTGATGACAGCGCCCGCATGCGGCCCATCACGGTGATGTTTACCGATCTGGTGAACTTCACAAGGTCCACGGAAATATTGGGTCCGGCGCGGATCGCCCGGATTCTGAATGACTTTTTTGTTCGGATGACGGATGTGATCTTCGAACACGGCGGCACGATCGATAAGTTTTTAGGTGATGGCATTCTGATTTTCTTTGGAGCCCCCCTGTCCATGGAGGCGCAGGACCAGGCTCGGCGCGCCTGTCTCTGTGCCCAGGCCATGATGAAGGCCTTGGAAGACCTGAATCAGACCTGGCGCCAGGAATTCCAGCACAGCTTTCAGATGCGCATTGGTCTGCATCATGGGCCGGCGATCGTGGGAAGCTTCGGAGGCCAAAGGCGTTCGGATTATACGGCCATCGGCAACACGGTGAACATCGCGGCTCGGGTTCAGGTCAACGCTGAACCTTCGCAAATCCTTATGACGGCTGCCGTGCGCGACTATCTGCCGCTCGGCAGCTGGACGCCTGCGGGTTCCTATCAGCTGAAGGGCGTGGCGGGTGAGGTGCTGCTCTTTGCTCTGACGGCAGGCCATCTGCAGGATGTGGCCTGA